In the genome of Candidatus Rokuibacteriota bacterium, the window AGTGGCGCTCGAGGTCGACGAGGGCAACCGCTTCGGCGGCGGCCACCCAGCGATCCACGTCCTCCCCGCCGCTCTCGCGGTCGCCGAGGAGCAGGGGCTTGGTGGGGCGCAACTCCTCGAAAGCCTGGTCGCCGGGTACGAGGTGACCTCGCGGCTCGGGAGCGCGACGCGCCCGCGCGCCAATCTCCACTCCCACGGGACGTGGGGCACCGCGGGCGCGGCAGTGGCGGTGGCGAAGCTCCTCGGTCATCCCGCAGCCGACCTCAGCGCCGTGATCAACCTGGCGGTCTCGATGAGCCCGGCGAACACGTGGACCCCGTGCTTCGAGGGCGCGACGATCCGGAACCTCTACCCGGGGCGCGCCGGCCTCCAGGGCCTCCTGGCGGTCCACCTCCTCGAGTGCGGGTACACGGGGATCGCCGACGCCCCCGCGGATGTCTACGGGACGCTCCTCGGCGAGGGCTTCGATCCCGGCGCGGTCGTCGAGGGCCTGGGCGCCGGCCCCTGCCGGATCGAGCGGAACTACTTCAAGCTCCACGCGTGCTGTCTCTACAACCACCCGGCGCTCGACGCCCTCCAGGCGCTGCTGCGCACGGAACGCTTCGCGCCCGAGGACGTCGTCCAGATCTCGGTCACCTCGATCCCGTTCGTCGCCCGGATGGCGGACCCCGCGCCGCCGACGCCGCTGGCCGCCAGGTTCTCGGTCCCCTATGCCGTGGCCGCCGCGCTGGTGCTCGGGACGACCGGCGTGACCGCGTTCAGCCCGGCGGCCGTCGCGGATTCGCGGATCCGGGAGCTCGCGCGAAGGGTGCGGGTCGGCGGCGATCCCGCGATGTCGATGCGGCGGGCCGATCACCCGACCGCGTCGGTGTCGGTCACGCTCAACGACGG includes:
- a CDS encoding MmgE/PrpD family protein, producing MSYLDRLAGFAAATRLDTLPASTVSAAKAVVLDTLGAILAGSRLPENRRLAELAAERSGPRTATLIGHARQAEPMLAALVNGTAGVALEVDEGNRFGGGHPAIHVLPAALAVAEEQGLGGAQLLESLVAGYEVTSRLGSATRPRANLHSHGTWGTAGAAVAVAKLLGHPAADLSAVINLAVSMSPANTWTPCFEGATIRNLYPGRAGLQGLLAVHLLECGYTGIADAPADVYGTLLGEGFDPGAVVEGLGAGPCRIERNYFKLHACCLYNHPALDALQALLRTERFAPEDVVQISVTSIPFVARMADPAPPTPLAARFSVPYAVAAALVLGTTGVTAFSPAAVADSRIRELARRVRVGGDPAMSMRRADHPTASVSVTLNDGRVLSGSTTLVRGDAANPVAADELVAKFTALAADVLGPARATEVVEAVKRLDSLKDARELTALLAPASSSAGFARAPCGGG